The Ornithinibacillus sp. 4-3 region CAGAATTAGATTGAACCGCATAGAAAAAACTCCTTGATTAAAAAAACAAGGAGTTTTTTCTATGTTTATTTATATAATCCGTATGTGGCATGAACATCTTGGATAAATATAATTCCATTACCAGGCTCATCAATTTTCAGCTTCTTCTTGATTGCTCTAGCAATAGCTTCTGTTGTTTCTTTTTCAGATAAAATCAGGACCATTTCTTTCTCAGGTTCAATTTCCATAGCAAAGAGCTTACTAGTTTCATGGATTCCTGAACCTCTTGCATTCAAGATTGTTCCACCTTTTGAACCTGCTCCGACCGCTGCATCAATTACATATTCTGCATTTCCTTTTTCTACAATCACTGAAATTACATGATACATGATCTGCTCCGCTCCTCTATCTTCTTTTAAATAATCATCTTTTTTATATGTTCCAGCACCAATAATATAACCTACGGATGTAGTAAAAGCTATTCCATGATTAGGCTTGGAAAACTTAAACTTTTTATCTAGCTCTCCAATAGCTTTTCGTGCTGTTTCTTTATCAGCAACCATGAAAACAACTTCTTTTCTCACTTCATCTATCGCTAAAAATTCCAAAAGTCGACTTTTGACAGTACCTTTACCTAGTAATACTGTACCGCCAGAGACCCCACAACTCCTTGCTTTCTGTATAATCTTACTGCCTAATCCATAGTTGACAATAATACAAATACGTTCATATTCTTTATCATTAGCATCAGAGCTACTGAACATCTCTTGCCATCCTTCCCTTTTTAGACTTCAACTTAAATATTAATCCTAAGACTTGTAAAGCAATTAAAGGAGTCAGAGCAACCATGGCGATCATTCCAAATCCATCCACAATAACATTTGCTCCTTCAACTGATTCTGCTGCACCCTGGACAAACGCTAATATAAACGTAGCAGTCATTGGACCTGACGCAACACCCCCAGAATCAAATGCAATTCCAACAAATAATTTTCCAACAAAGAATGTCATAGCAAGAGCAATTGCATAACCAGGCAATAAATAATGCCATAATTGTAGCTCTGGTACGATTATGCGAAGTACGGATAAAGCAATAGCAACTCCTACCCCGATAGATAAGGATAGCATAACAACACTACGCTTCACATAACCACTCGTCACTTCTTCAATTTGATTGGTCAATACATATACAGCTGGCTCTGCTAAAATAGTTACTAGCCCTAAAATAAAGGCTATAATAATAAGATACGCTTTATTGTCTAAAGAAGCAATACTATACCCTACTGAAGCACCTACATCCATAAATCCAGCATTTACACCTACTAAAAATAATACTAGTCCAATAAATGTAAATAAGAGTCCTTCTAAAATTTTTCTTACTCCCCTTTTTGACATCTTGAAGCTAAATTTCTGAAAAATGAGGAACATAATAATAATTGGTAACAACGCAATAACAATTTCTCCAGATATTATTGGAATTTCGTGTAAAAATGGTCCAAATATAGAAGATGTATCTGCTGTTCTTGTTTCCAAGCTACCTGACATTTCTTCTGTACCTTTAACAATATTCATAATCATAACTGCAATAATTGCACCTGCTGATGCAATCGCTACTAGACCAAAACTATCCTCTTCAGAAGCTATACTATTCTTCTTCATAGAGGAAACGCCAAGAGCAAGTGCTAAGATAAATGGCACCGTTAGTGCACCAGTTGTTGCTCCGGAAGCATCAAATGAAATCGCAAGAAATTCAGAAGATGTAAAAAGTGCAAGAATAAAGATAATTCCATAAATAACAATAAGCATTTTATGTATAGGAATATTATACACAATTCGAACAAGCCCTGTTGAAATCAGTACCCCAATACCGATTGAAACAACTACAACAATACTAAGCTTTGTAATCAAACCTGATGTTACTAGATCAACTTGACCTGCTAAAATATGTAAATCCGGCTCCGCAATTGAAATAAAGAATCCAAGTAAAATTCCAACAACAATGATAACCCACATTTTATTTGGTTTAACAATCGCTTTCCCCATCGATTCACCTATTGGGGTTACTCCCAAATCTACACCAAATAAAAATATTGTTAGTCCAACAATTATAAATATTGCCCCTATAGCAAATTGGATCATTAAGGATGTTTCCAGATGTATGATTGTATAATTCAAAATGAATACAATAATTGTGATTGGTAGAACAGCAAATACTACCTCTTTTAGTTTAGCACCTAATATATTCAAAAAAACCAATCCTTTCAATAAGAATCGAACAAAAACATAAAGAAAACTTTATGTTGTCAATAATGCTTTGGTATGATTACTCTCTGATTTTTTAAAATCTTCTTGATAAAAAATAACCTATTTCCTGTAGGTTATGAAATCTGCGATATCCGCCAAAAGCTTTATCTTTGTTCAGTAAACAGGTGTTTCCTCCCACTGAACAGAAAAAATGTAGCTTCACTCTTCACAGATAGATGTGTGAGTTTTCTGCTAATTAAAATAAAAATTTCCTGGAAAAATATCATATGGTAATTTAACTAATAATCTTTTTTAAACAAAAGATTAGGATAGTAACTACATAGAAAAAAGTGGGTTAAAGCAATTTTTCAATGTGAGCTTTCGATGCATAGGGCATACTAACGTATAAGATGGTTGGTATAGATAGGTTTGATACAAATTTAATCTTCATTCATTTAAGTATTGCAACAGGGCACTGATCATTTAGTCTACTCTCCTATTATAGGATAGTTATAGCGATCAAGCTAATATTTACTTTTACATTATCCCTAGAATTTCTAAGCGAAGGAATATCTTACTATTAAACTAAGAAAATTAATGTACTCTTATTTTATCATGTTTTTCAGTAATTAATAATCACTATTTTCAAAAATTTAATACGAAAACAAACATTACATAAATAAAAAAGTAGCATAAAACCTGGTTATTGGCCTTATACTACTCTATTTATCTCTTGCTTAAATTATTCTGTAACACTTACATTCCAATAAACTGGACCTGAAGTTGTAGTAAGCCCTTCTACATTTGTGCCATATCCATATAGGTAATGGTAAACACCGTTTTGAATAACAGGTAGAAGTTCTTCCCAAGCATAAAGCTGTAATTCATCCCAAATTGCTTTTGCTTCTTCAGTAGTAGGAGCAACTTCGATTTGTTTCATCATTTCCCCTACTTTATCATCATTCACTCCACCAGCATAGCTATCACTTAACGCAAGTAACTGCGGTGGTGTACTCACAACAGAGAATGAGTTTACGACAGCATCCCATTCATCTTGATTATTCTCAATTTTATCAACCATTGTTGGCCAATCATACACCTCTAGTTGTGCATTAATTCCCATTTGTTTTAATTGTTCTTGAATTGCAATTCCAGCATTGTAAAATTCAATATAATCACGTGTTGTTAGAATAGTAAATTCTTCCCCAGCATAACCCATTTCATCTAACATTTCTTTAGCTTTTTCTGGATCATTCTGATTATAATATTCACTTCCTGCATCACTTGCCCATGTTTCAATTTCTCTATCCATATAACTTGAATCAATTGTGAATAGATCCTCATTTGGGAAAGCAGCCATTAAAATATCTTCATGATTTAATCCAACATTGATAGCTTGTCTCATTTTTATGTCAGAAGAAAGCCCTTCAACATTATTCATGATTAACACTTGATTTCCTTCTTTAGCCATAATCGTTTCAATATTTGGATCTTCTTTAAAATCATTATACATATCATATGGTAAACCATGGACTATATCATATTCACCTGTTTGTAATCCTGTTAATCTAGTTGTAGGATCTGTAACAATGTGTAGATAGATTTCATCTACTAATGCTTCTTTTTTTCCTGCTAAACCATCTGGTTCACCAGAAACAGGTTGGTAATCTTCAAATTTTTCATAACGAATATACTGGTCTTGTCTCCATTCCGCAAATTTAAAAGGACCTGTTCCAATATATTCTTGTACTCCTTCTGCTGGAGCAGATTCGACAATCTCTTTTGGCATAATACCTGCCGCTTGTTTAGAAGATGCAATAGTATCTAATACAAGTGCAGATGCTTCTTCCAATTCAAGTACAACTGTATAATCATCTTCTGCTGTCCATGTTGCATCTTCAAAGATATTTCCTGTAACAGAGGATTTTTCCATCCAACGTTCCATTGAAGCAACAACATCCTCTGCTGTCATTTCTTCTCCGTTATGGAACTTAATTCCTTCTCTTAAATGGAATGTATATGTCTTATTATCTTCTGTATCAATAGACTCTGCTAACATTGGTTGCGGATTAAATTTGGAATCTGTAACTACTAAACTTTCAAAAATTGGTCTCGCTGCATCACGTGTAGCCGTAGCTGAAACTGCTGGCTGATCTAGTGATGGCGGAGCTCCATCAATCGCAATGTTTAATGTACCCCCACTATTTTCACCACTTGCATCAGAATCATTGTTACCTGAAGATGAATCTGACCCACAAGCTGCAACGATAAATAGCATAGCTGTAAGTATCGTTATTAACAATAAATTTCGCTTCATTCGATAAATTCCCCTTTTGTCTTATTATGTACTAGCAAAATGATGTTTGAGCATATTTATACCTGGCAACCTAATTTATTTAATCTATGGTAACCATTTGTAAACGCTCTCTTCTTCTAGATAAAAAAACTCCTCATAACAATGAATCATCATTTTTTCCTCACTTATACCACTATATATTGTTTCGGCACACTAAACAAAGTGGGAAAAGCCGGATAATAAGCGGTTATTCAGGGGTAAAACATTATTAAGCTAGATAGCCATGACTATACTTAGTTATTCTTCCGTATACGTGCCTATCCTCGTAAATAAGTATATTTAATTATTAAAATTTATCTGTGATATAGCCTTAAATAGCTGTCATGAAGCGATTATTCTTCTGTTAATATTCTATCACCTCTACTATTAGGCTGAGACACTACTAAAAATTCTACCTCTTCATCAGATTTATTCATCATCTGATGTGGGATAAGTGGAGGTATTTCTACCCCTTCCTTGGCATGTAAAGTAATATATTCTCCTTCCATTTCCATTGTTGCAGTACCTGATAGAATAAAGAAAAATTGACGTGCGCGATTATGATAATGTCTAACTTCCGTAGTATGAGCTGGCATTCGTTCATGTATGATACTTAATTCTTTATTTTTCACTAAATGCCAACCATCACACTGATTTCCCCATAAGTAGTGTTCTGCGTTATCTTTACTTATTTTCAATTTGTACCCATCCTCTCTATAAAATGAAATACCCTAACTCACTGCATTTTGAATACTAGGTTATTTCAATCCAAATTATTATTTCTCTTCTCTCACCCAGCTTGCAACCTCTTTGATATGTGCTGGGCTAGTACGACAACATCCACCTATTAAAGTAGCTCCTAGACCGAACCATTGCTTGGAAAGTTGTTTGTAATCCATTTTAATAGAGCCAGATTCCCATGTCTTATCATCCGGATTATACTTCTCACCTGAATTTGGATAGACTGATATTGGCTTATTTGTGTGACGCTTCATTTCAGCAATTAATGATGGAATATATTCTAGCGCTGTACAGTTAACTCCAATAGATGCTACTTGATCCTGATCATTAAGCCACGTCATACAGTCTGCAATTTTTTCACCATCACTTATATGTAATTCATCTTTTGCACTAAAACTAAGCAATGCATATACTGTCGGGAATTCTTTTAACAATCTTGCAATAGCTTTTGCTTCCTTCAAGCAAGGGATTGTTTCACACACTAAGATATCTGCACCTGCTTCAACTAAGATTTTCATTCGATCTCTATGAAAATCCATTAACTGTTCTTCAGTTAAATCATAATCTCCTGTATACTCCGAACCATCTGCAAGAAAAGCACCATAAGGACCAATGGATCCAGCCACAAGTGGCTTCGGACGATTCACATGATTTTTCTCATCTGCCCAAAACTCATCTCGAGCTTCTGCTGCAATTTGAACGGACTTTCCAATCAATTCTTCAGCCTCTTCTTTACTCAAACCGCGAGACATAAAACCTGCAATGGTTGCCTGATAGCTTGCTGTCATTGCACAATCTGCACCCGCTTCAAAATAATCAAGATGTACCTTCTTAATTAATTCTGGGTTTTCAATCAACACTTTTGCTGACCATAAACTATCATTCAGATCACATTCATATTTTTCAAGCTCTGTAGCCATTGCCCCGTCAAGAATCATTACAGGGAAAGAATTAAGTACATTTTCAATTGGATTCATGTTAGTGCTTTCCTCTCTATCTATATTTATTCACGGTTATCTTTTATTTTTATTACGAAATTGTCACTCCGGATGTGTTTCTTTATTAGCATATTGAATTCTTGCTTCTAAAATATTTTCTTGTCCAAAGTAAAGCAATTTGCTTAATAGTGCATTCTTGTCTTTCGGTCATAACCTATTTTTCTTGTTTGATAATAAATAGCAACTGCTTCTGGATCACACAGGTTATCGGCTTCTGAAAGTAACTCTACTGGTTTACCCAATGTGAACTCATCAATTACATCTAGTCCATCGTAATAAGCAAATCCGGCAATATGAAAATCCATTAAATGCCTACTTTTCTCATATGCATGTGCTTTTAATGATTTAATAAAGTTTTTGGTCTTCAGTCCATTACCATATTTGAATGCTCGTAACTTAACTCTAGTTATATAAGTATAAGCCCACAAACGTTAATTGTGAATCATTCCTTACTTTTATTTGATAAGGTTATTTCTAAGCACATCATCATATAGATGCATTTTCTACTTTGTTAGATTCATAACAACAGAAAAAACTGTAATTGTTTGTTGGTGACGAGGAGCTGTTTTATTTAAATATCGATTAATAGAGCCTGGCTTATTAAAATCATCTGCAAACCAACGTTTATATGTTTCTATTGTTATTTCTTCTTTATCATAAATAGATTTCTCTACCATTTGCTCAGCACGCCTTAAGCGAATCATTGAATCACTATACCTTAAAATGTTTTGATCTTCGAGATGCTGTTTTAGTTCTGCAGAACATATATGATTAGTATGTACGCCATAGCTATTTATTTCATTTATATAAGCAATACCAAAGGGAGAAACCTCTGTTTGAAGTATCATTCCTTTAGGTTCACCTTGGCTACATCCTATCAGAAAATTAGCAGTAGAAGCTATTTGTCCATTATGCACTTTCTTTATAGCTTCTTGTATGGAAATAGAATCTAGAACTCCTCGAAGCCCTAAATGAATTGATACCCCATCTGTTTTTTTATTTGTCATTAAAGCATTTAAGCAAACACCTACACCATGGTTATTAAAACCGATTTTTCCAATTATACCTGCTTCTGTATCCATCATAATATTTGGTTTATCTTCTCTTTCTATTTTAAGCAAAAGTAAATTTTCTTTTTGTTCTTCTTTCCAATCCCAATTTTCTTCAATAATTGTATCTACCGTTAAAGGTGATGCAGTTCCGATACTTGTACATCCGTCTGCAAAGGATGTACTTTCATTTCCAGTAAGTGCAATTTCACTTCTTGCATTTAAGGCAAGGATATCTTCAAAATCTACTCCTGCTCCTTTTGCAACTCCATGCATTTCTTCTAGGAGAGTTTCATCATAAGCTTCAATAGCAGGAATATGTAACTTTGCTTGTTCTCTTACAGCTTTCCAATTAATATTTTGAAATCCATAAAATAGTTGCTCATAATTTGTTATGCATCGTAAAATCTCTTGTTTCCTTTTTCACCATGTTGTTTTCCTATCTCTTTCGCATTGCCGTTCAAAGTTAGGACTCTCATTTCCCCTTTACACTCCCTCTTTTATCGGATCATTACAAATCTAAAGCCTGAAACGATTGAGTTCCAGACTTTAAACTATTACGATTAATTATATTTTAGTCTTCCATTCCGATATTCCATAAAATCATTCCTTCAAATGTATAGAAGTTCGAAATTTTATTGTTTATTGCATAAATATCTTTAAAATTACCAAGCTTAATACCAGCTACATAATCAATTAATAAGATTTCATGCAACTCATCATAATATTTTTGTAATTCATCATCAGATACAGCACCTTTTATATTACTAATAATAGTATCTAAAGAAGGATCTTTAGTCCATCCAGGTGAACCTTCATTGAAAATGATGTTTTCTGCTGGAGTAATCCAAGTAGTATACCCGGTTACTTCCATATGCCAGCTATCTGGATCATTCTCTAAATCTAAAAATGTTGGCCAATCATAAATTTCCAACTTCACATTTAAACCAATATTTTGTAGTTGTTCTAAAATAATGGTTGCCGCTTGATAATAATAGTCATAGTCACGTGAAGCCATTAGCACGATTTCTTCATTATTGTAACCCGCTTCTTCTAGGAGTTCCCGAGCTCTCTCTTCATTCTTTTGATTATAATTTTCTTTTCCAACTGTGGAATACATTTGTTGATCTTGTTTCATAAAACCTGAATAAATACTGTATAAATCTTCATCACCAAACGCTCCGTACATAATACTATCTAAATCCAAACCAGCTGCTATTGCTTGCCTAATTTTCTCATCTGTTAGAGGACCTTGTTTTTTATTAAAATTTAATATTGCATATGTTCGCTCATCAGTGTCAACATTTAAATTAGCATCTTCTTGTACTTGGCTATAATGCTCTAGTGATATATTCATCGCAATATCATACATTTCTGTAGTTATCCCAGTTTGTCTCGTTGATGCATCTGATACGATATCAAAATATAAATTTTCTACATGGGGGTTTTTACTTCCTGGCATTCCGTCAGCAGGATCACTCACACTGACATAATCATCAAATTTAGAAAAATGAATATATTGATCTTGTCTCCATTCCTCAAATTGATAAGGACCTGTACCAATAAACTCTGTAATATTCCCAGAATCATCAACAGATTCTATCACTTCTTTAGGATAAATAGCTGCAAGCTGCTTCGGAGTAGCTATTACAATTATTAACAAGTAGACTGCATAGCGACATACAGTCGACAGGATAAAACAATTTAAACACAAATTATTCTGATATGTCAATGTTATTTGAAATTTTCTGTTTATTTATATCGAAGTTTTCTTATTCCTCTTAAATCTCATTTAAAAGAGACAAAATGCTATCAAAAGCTGCATTCTGTCTCTAAACATTAAATATTTTCTTCTTTCTCTGGCATATAAGAAACCTTCTGAATAGGTAAATCAATACCATTCTTCACAAATTCCTTCTGAGCTTCATGCTTAATTTGTCTAATAACACCCCAATGTGTATACGGCAAACACTCTACATATAGCCTTATAGTATAGCTCGATGGATTTAAAGAATTTACACCCATCATACCAATTTCTCCTACCACATTTTCATCTTCTGCTGCTACTCTTAAAGCCACTCGATGAATAATGTCAATTGCTAGATCTGTGTCTGTGTTATAACCTACCTCAATCATAACGTCTGCAATCGAATTTTCCTGTGAATAGTTAATCACCTGTGTAATTTGTCCATTAGGGATATACTTCATTTCACCAGTCCAATTTTGTAAAACTGTCAAACGAAGACTTACATCTCGTACTTGCCCCCACTCTCCATTAATAACAACATGATCATCTACACCATATTGATCTTCCAATAAAATAAAAAAACCATTAAAGAAATCTTTCAAGAGATTTTGTGCACCAAAACCAATTGCAATTCCAACAACACCAGCACCCGCTAATAATGCTGCAATATTTATTCCAAACATCGGTAAAATAGTTAATATTAAAATGAAATAGGCAATGAATCGAATCATATTCGACAATAATTTCGCTAATGCATTTTGTCTTCGTTCATCAATTTTCCCTTGAGAATGTAGAAAATGCCTAATTAATTTGTTGAGCAGTACAACTGCAAATCGAATAACAACAAATAAGAGAATTATTTTTACAATAGTCCACCCTATGTTTTCAAATGTGTCGAAATGTCTGATGAAAAAATTTTTTATTTGCTCCAACACGCTCTCTCCTTCGCTTACGTTCAATATAAATAAAACAATCCAAGCATCAGAAGCGAACTTCTTTGACTTGGATTGTATTCTTAAATTAACTGTTATTTTATTTAATTGCAAATGATTCGATGTGCTTTATCAATTTAGTTTATTTGCTTCTAGCTTAGCTTCTAAAGGTGTGTGTGTTTGGAATAGAGAGAGCATAGTCAGATAAAGTTCCTTTGTCTGATCAGTAGATAAATCCACCTGCTTACTCGCCAGTAGCATGTAAGCTAGAGCTTCTTCTTTATCTATATTGCTTTCTACATAAGAAGTTTCCTGCACATCATAAATAATTTCTATTTCAAATTTAACCCCTGTTAATCCCAACAAAACATCATAAAACAAAAGTTTATATTTCCCTTCTAACCAATCACGAGAAAATGCACTATCTGCTGTAATCACCAATATGTTTTCTTCTTTTAGTTCACCAACTGCAGGTGCAATCCAGGTGTTGAAGGAAGATTTTGGGATTCTTAGCGAGATTTCTTTTACAATTTTTCTCCACAGATTTTGTGAAGTAGTATCTAAAACTGGATGGTTCATTGTTTTTCCTCCAACCATTATCATTCATCACACTTTAAAACGATTTACCGCTTGGTTTAATTCTTCTGCAAGTTCACTTAAATGTTCAGCTGCATTTGATACTTCTTCCATAGAAGCAAGCTGCTCCTCTGATGCGGCGGCCACATTTTGAGAATTTGATGAAGCTTCTACTGCTGTACTATTTAATTCTTCTAAGGAAGCCGCTATTTCTTCACTACTTGCTGACATTTGCTCTGTTGCAGCAGAGACATCCTGCACTTGATTGGAAACCTCTTGAATCGATTTCAAAATGGCGCGGAATGATTCTCCTGATTTATTTGCTAAGGTTGTACCTTCACGAACTTCATTTGCTGAGCTTTCTAATGACTGAGAAACCATATCTGAACGTTCGCTTATTTCTCGTAAAATTGTTGTGATTTCCTCTGATGATTCTTGGGAGCGTTCTGCTAATTTACGAATTTCTTGTGCAACAACAGCAAAACCTTTTCCATGCTCTCCTGCACGTGCTGCTTCAATGGAAGCATTTAACGCTAGTAAATTTGTTTGGTTCGCAATTTCTGCGATATGTGCTAGTATTGTTCCAATTTGCTCACTAGAATTATTTAATTCGCGCATAGCAACTGTCGCTTGCTGAACATGTCCTTCAATTGTATGCATTTGTTGCTCTGTTTTTTCCATTACTCCTTCACCAGACTGGGCTAAATCTGCTGTATCTATAGCTAGCTCACTAACGACCATGGAGGATTCCGTCACTTTTTGGATTCCAATGGCCATTTCTGTCATCGCTTGCTGGCTTTCATCCGCACTTACTTGTTGTGATTCTGCACCGCTTGCAACCTCAGTAATCGCCTCAGCTATTTCATTTGTCACCTGTACATTTTGACTTGCTGTTTCTCTTAATTGTGTTGATGAATTTGTTACATTACTTGATGTTTGCATAATTTGTGCCGCAAGCGTTCTTAAATTCATAATCATTTCATTAAATGCACTTGATACCTGTCCAATCTCATTTTTTGATCGAATAGGAACTTGAACTGTAAAATCACCGGCCGCTGCTTCTTCTGATTTTTCCGCAAGTACTTTTAATGGTTTTAATGACATTCTCAGTAAAAAGACAATCAGTAACAGGCTTAACAGTACTGCTGCAATACCTATTACAGATATTTTTGTAATAAGCCCATTTAAACGTTCCTTTACTGTGTCATACTTAAAATCTATTCCATATACAGCAATCACATTTTCATCCTCATCATAAATCGGTCCCAAATATGTAAGCCAGCTATTATGTTCATCTTCATATACATCGGTTATACCGCTTTCACCTTTATTAACAGTGTTTTTAAATACTTCACTGAACGCTCCATTATCTTCATATGTACTTCCTCCATAAAATCCCATCTCATACATGGAGTCACTTGTTTGTAAATATTTGAAAATATTAGTTCCATTTGCTTCTTCATATTCTGGCAATAAGTAGAAAGTATTCACTGCCAACTTTTCATCTGATGCACTATTCACTACAGTTCTTAAAGTGTCCATTTGTTCTTTTGGTGGCATTTGACCCACTTGCATTGCAGGGGCTGTTTCCTGTATTAAAGACGATGTCGCTCTCGCTGCGTCTGCTAATTTTTCACCTACATGTAAAAACTGACGATAAACTTCATCTTTTGTAGCATTATACATCGTAACTGAAATAACTCCGATAATTGCAATTAATAAAATAGATAGCATAATTGAAATACTTACAATTAAGCTTTTCCCCCTAAACAGTTTGTTCATTTCTTCAAGCTCTCCTATCACTCATATTATAGTCCGATAGACCCCCTCGGATAAGTCATTATACTTATATATCGACTAAAAACATGTAGAATTTAGAAAAAATTCATATTTATTTAAAATGATTAATAGGATAAAAGTCTGCTTCGAAATCAGAACTAACTTATATTCCTGATATAAAGAGGCTTTTAACAAATCTAATACTTATAAATTTTATTAAAAGTTCATTCTTTTAAGATTGTTTATTATGTTGTCATATAATTTTCTCTTACTATTTTCCTACTTTTATATTTACAACCGAAAATACATATTAAAGTTGATGAGTTGTTCTA contains the following coding sequences:
- a CDS encoding methyl-accepting chemotaxis protein; this encodes MNKLFRGKSLIVSISIMLSILLIAIIGVISVTMYNATKDEVYRQFLHVGEKLADAARATSSLIQETAPAMQVGQMPPKEQMDTLRTVVNSASDEKLAVNTFYLLPEYEEANGTNIFKYLQTSDSMYEMGFYGGSTYEDNGAFSEVFKNTVNKGESGITDVYEDEHNSWLTYLGPIYDEDENVIAVYGIDFKYDTVKERLNGLITKISVIGIAAVLLSLLLIVFLLRMSLKPLKVLAEKSEEAAAGDFTVQVPIRSKNEIGQVSSAFNEMIMNLRTLAAQIMQTSSNVTNSSTQLRETASQNVQVTNEIAEAITEVASGAESQQVSADESQQAMTEMAIGIQKVTESSMVVSELAIDTADLAQSGEGVMEKTEQQMHTIEGHVQQATVAMRELNNSSEQIGTILAHIAEIANQTNLLALNASIEAARAGEHGKGFAVVAQEIRKLAERSQESSEEITTILREISERSDMVSQSLESSANEVREGTTLANKSGESFRAILKSIQEVSNQVQDVSAATEQMSASSEEIAASLEELNSTAVEASSNSQNVAAASEEQLASMEEVSNAAEHLSELAEELNQAVNRFKV
- a CDS encoding DnaA N-terminal domain-containing protein, which gives rise to MNHPVLDTTSQNLWRKIVKEISLRIPKSSFNTWIAPAVGELKEENILVITADSAFSRDWLEGKYKLLFYDVLLGLTGVKFEIEIIYDVQETSYVESNIDKEEALAYMLLASKQVDLSTDQTKELYLTMLSLFQTHTPLEAKLEANKLN